The following are encoded together in the Planctobacterium marinum genome:
- a CDS encoding DUF1285 domain-containing protein, with amino-acid sequence MDLTTLQKSLHKEGQNPPVEKWNPAFCGDIDLLIKQNGQWFYMGSPIGRLPLVKLFASVLKRQQDSYFLVTPVEKVGIQVEDVPFIVTEWQQENEFLVLQTSLGDKLVASPDNPVELRFNQAQQTWLPYVLVRRNLWARLHQNVYYQLIESGVESKHSIDGKSIDILQVFSGDYPVALGYL; translated from the coding sequence ATGGACCTGACAACACTGCAAAAAAGTCTTCACAAGGAGGGCCAAAACCCTCCCGTAGAAAAGTGGAACCCTGCATTTTGCGGTGATATCGACCTGCTAATAAAACAAAATGGTCAATGGTTTTACATGGGCTCTCCCATCGGTCGATTGCCACTGGTAAAGCTCTTTGCTTCGGTGTTAAAACGGCAGCAAGACAGTTATTTTCTGGTAACCCCCGTAGAAAAAGTCGGTATTCAAGTTGAAGATGTGCCCTTCATCGTGACCGAGTGGCAACAAGAAAATGAGTTTTTAGTTTTACAAACCTCATTAGGCGATAAGCTGGTTGCCAGCCCCGACAATCCGGTAGAACTCAGATTTAATCAAGCGCAGCAAACCTGGTTACCCTATGTGCTTGTGCGCAGAAATCTTTGGGCGCGATTGCATCAAAATGTCTATTACCAGCTGATAGAATCCGGTGTTGAAAGCAAACACTCTATCGACGGAAAAAGTATAGATATACTGCAAGTTTTCAGCGGTGATTACCCGGTTGCTTTGGGTTACCTATAA
- a CDS encoding DUF3014 domain-containing protein, protein MTDNDSSQNVSKSPMVHVAIAAGVIILLLVVYMVFSGSDEEPVAPQPVEIPIVTEPDPEPVTLPEPTPEPEEVLPPDPAPMPEPIPEPEPEPIDISDAAVKTAIVGLAEMPTVARFLVDEDLLRRFVVFTENLANEELATNHHLLRAPENSFRVYRQAGKEWIDSSSYQRYSGYVNAIDSIEAEDLLDLYEVYKPTINEIFAEIGNPDDDFDYRLVDAIDHLLDTPEIPVPVEVYTDSVMYKYRIDQIEDLSAPQKQLLRTGPENMRVLKAKLREIKALLEQ, encoded by the coding sequence ATGACAGACAACGACTCTTCTCAAAATGTGTCGAAATCCCCTATGGTTCATGTGGCAATAGCCGCAGGTGTCATTATCTTATTATTGGTCGTTTATATGGTGTTCTCGGGTTCCGACGAAGAGCCTGTGGCTCCTCAACCGGTGGAAATCCCCATCGTCACAGAACCTGATCCTGAACCTGTCACGTTACCAGAACCAACTCCAGAGCCTGAGGAAGTGTTACCACCCGACCCGGCACCTATGCCAGAGCCTATTCCCGAGCCAGAGCCAGAGCCCATTGATATCAGTGACGCAGCAGTTAAGACCGCTATTGTTGGGCTTGCAGAAATGCCAACCGTGGCACGTTTTTTAGTAGACGAAGACCTGTTGCGCCGCTTTGTGGTTTTTACTGAGAATCTGGCCAATGAAGAACTCGCCACAAATCACCACTTGTTGCGCGCACCTGAAAATAGCTTCAGAGTGTACCGCCAAGCAGGTAAAGAATGGATAGATTCCTCCAGCTACCAGCGCTACAGCGGCTATGTGAATGCCATCGATAGTATCGAAGCGGAAGATCTATTGGATTTGTATGAAGTATACAAGCCCACTATTAATGAAATATTCGCCGAAATTGGTAACCCGGATGACGATTTTGATTACCGCTTAGTGGATGCCATCGATCACCTGCTTGACACACCTGAAATACCGGTTCCGGTTGAAGTCTATACCGACAGTGTGATGTACAAATATCGTATCGATCAAATCGAAGATTTAAGCGCTCCACAGAAGCAACTGTTGCGTACAGGTCCGGAAAACATGCGCGTGCTTAAAGCTAAGTTACGAGAAATAAAAGCGTTACTGGAGCAATAA
- a CDS encoding DUF6482 family protein: MQLEQLLNNKAPIERLRILSFEMNIYLVEIHQGEFSGLLRAQDGRPQRFNSVAQIKELFSESDVRSAELVHESPYDEMIGNPPRAANQMVLPLQFTQNKA, from the coding sequence ATGCAATTAGAACAACTTTTGAATAACAAAGCCCCGATTGAGCGACTCAGAATCTTATCTTTTGAGATGAATATCTATCTTGTGGAAATCCATCAAGGTGAATTTAGTGGGCTGCTCAGAGCTCAGGACGGGCGACCACAGCGCTTTAACAGTGTGGCACAAATAAAAGAGCTGTTCAGTGAGAGCGACGTCCGCAGCGCAGAACTAGTACATGAGTCACCTTATGATGAAATGATTGGCAACCCGCCCAGAGCCGCCAATCAAATGGTACTTCCATTGCAATTTACGCAGAACAAAGCGTAG
- a CDS encoding pyridoxal phosphate-dependent decarboxylase family protein gives MSDSTLTYSQPGAEEWQHTLSEFQQRATQWLHGLEHHPVATLNATLPQSPLAAQGAGSEITIKKVHSELVPQMSASRGPRYWGFVTGGATPVATYADWLVALLDQNVSKDGDSIASMVERQAIQWLVELFNLPASFTGLCTTGATASNFLAAVTARQFAGTQQGIDVAKQGMAGLDIEIFSACPHASMIKTLGLAGFGQNNITQVKTSKDSEAMSPQDLAIKLKQSTAKSKIVISSAATVTGTSFDDLQQISALCLQHRAWLHVDAAFGIFARLLPDMEQNTAGIEQADSITLDGHKWLNVPYDCGMFLTRHQSLLKDSCHVAAPYLVQSGSEPDFMSLGMENSRRFRALPVWMTLHAYGKSGIRSWVEKNCRQAQLLAQFIAASTQWKLVYPCNLNVVLFRPLDDEVDCDSVLRHINARGKVFFSPGKWQGQAIIRAAFSNWQTEDSDVAIAIKELQTMAADL, from the coding sequence ATGAGCGATTCAACCTTGACTTATTCACAACCCGGAGCGGAGGAATGGCAACATACTCTGTCAGAATTTCAGCAAAGAGCGACACAATGGCTACATGGTCTTGAGCACCATCCTGTTGCCACGCTGAATGCCACATTGCCTCAATCGCCGTTAGCCGCACAAGGCGCAGGCAGCGAGATTACCATCAAAAAAGTGCACTCTGAGTTGGTGCCACAGATGTCTGCCAGTCGCGGACCGCGATATTGGGGTTTTGTCACTGGCGGAGCCACGCCTGTCGCCACTTATGCTGATTGGTTAGTCGCCTTGCTGGACCAAAATGTCTCCAAAGACGGCGACTCCATCGCATCAATGGTGGAACGTCAGGCAATACAATGGTTGGTAGAGCTATTTAATTTGCCAGCCAGTTTTACCGGGCTGTGTACCACGGGTGCAACGGCTTCAAACTTTCTGGCAGCAGTGACCGCGCGACAATTTGCCGGTACACAACAAGGTATCGATGTGGCCAAACAGGGAATGGCAGGATTAGATATCGAGATTTTCAGCGCCTGTCCTCATGCCAGTATGATTAAAACATTGGGGCTGGCGGGTTTTGGCCAGAATAATATTACCCAGGTAAAAACCAGCAAGGATTCAGAAGCCATGAGCCCGCAGGATCTGGCAATAAAACTGAAACAAAGCACAGCGAAAAGTAAGATAGTGATTAGCTCTGCTGCCACGGTAACGGGCACTAGTTTTGATGATTTACAGCAAATTTCAGCGCTGTGTCTGCAGCACCGGGCATGGCTTCATGTAGATGCTGCTTTTGGCATTTTCGCTCGTTTACTGCCCGATATGGAACAAAACACTGCCGGAATTGAGCAGGCAGACTCGATCACCCTTGATGGACATAAGTGGTTAAATGTGCCTTATGATTGCGGCATGTTTCTGACCCGCCATCAAAGCTTACTCAAAGACAGTTGTCACGTAGCAGCTCCTTATTTAGTGCAGTCTGGCAGTGAACCCGATTTTATGTCATTGGGCATGGAGAATTCTCGACGTTTCAGGGCTTTGCCCGTATGGATGACACTACATGCCTACGGCAAATCAGGCATCAGGTCATGGGTGGAAAAGAATTGCAGGCAAGCACAATTGCTAGCGCAATTTATTGCGGCCAGCACACAATGGAAGTTAGTGTACCCTTGTAACCTTAACGTGGTGCTATTCCGTCCATTGGATGACGAAGTGGATTGCGACAGCGTGTTGCGGCACATTAACGCCAGAGGAAAAGTATTTTTTAGTCCGGGAAAATGGCAAGGACAAGCAATCATCCGGGCCGCGTTTAGCAACTGGCAAACAGAAGACAGTGATGTGGCCATTGCAATCAAAGAGCTACAAACCATGGCTGCAGACCTTTGA
- a CDS encoding PLP-dependent aminotransferase family protein, with translation MIQYKQLASEVMSDIDTGKISPGHKLQSVRDFSRQHQVSMTTALNCYHLLIERGYAHSRPRSGYFAQKPMLDIARVPLADFVPVTSRGAKYHFAVSQHPLATAQLSQALLPQAELAKSASRVFKTPRLHQLHYGAVTGHESLRRALAGHYSEQGFKFTSDEIIIGHGCLDSVRMALQVTTQPEDTVVVASPCFPGLLSILKSLNRKILEIPSSNQGIDLLRLESIVKEGRASALLLTANFQNPLGHQFNNEHKAAIAELANRYHFPVIEDDVYQELCFSGGLPLPIKHWDKGGYVLWCSSFSKTLCASYRIGWCLPGRFHRAMEDKRRIESLGVNMPLQLVLADFIASGNYRKHIKKLQVCVSQQIREYRHFLYTQLGANAAFSQPEGGMVLWCHYPGLDSFELAKKLTEYDVIIRPGGLFSTRDFYSEYFRLNCGWPLDEKRKQEMELLCQLLTQQKQNETNV, from the coding sequence GTGATCCAATACAAGCAATTGGCCAGTGAGGTGATGTCAGATATTGATACTGGCAAAATTTCCCCCGGTCACAAATTGCAATCGGTGCGAGATTTTAGTCGCCAGCATCAGGTGAGCATGACGACGGCACTCAATTGTTATCACCTGCTTATTGAACGCGGCTATGCTCACAGTCGGCCTCGTTCAGGCTATTTTGCGCAAAAGCCCATGTTAGACATCGCTCGTGTTCCCCTGGCTGATTTTGTTCCTGTTACTTCCCGGGGGGCAAAATACCACTTTGCCGTAAGTCAGCATCCGTTAGCGACTGCGCAATTGTCTCAGGCACTTTTGCCGCAAGCTGAGTTAGCGAAATCTGCCAGTCGGGTGTTTAAAACCCCTCGTCTCCACCAATTGCATTATGGTGCCGTTACAGGCCATGAAAGTTTGCGCAGAGCCCTGGCAGGCCACTATTCAGAGCAAGGATTTAAGTTTACCAGCGATGAAATCATCATAGGACATGGTTGTCTGGACAGTGTCAGAATGGCATTGCAGGTTACCACCCAGCCAGAAGATACGGTTGTCGTTGCATCACCTTGTTTTCCCGGATTATTGTCAATTCTGAAAAGCCTTAATCGCAAAATCCTGGAGATCCCCAGTAGTAACCAAGGCATCGACCTGCTGCGCCTCGAAAGTATCGTGAAGGAGGGGCGTGCTTCGGCTTTGTTACTGACGGCAAACTTTCAAAACCCGCTTGGTCACCAGTTTAATAATGAACACAAAGCCGCTATCGCTGAACTGGCCAACCGTTACCATTTTCCGGTAATTGAGGATGATGTCTATCAGGAGTTGTGTTTCTCTGGTGGGCTGCCACTACCTATTAAGCATTGGGACAAAGGTGGCTATGTACTGTGGTGCAGTTCCTTTTCCAAAACACTGTGTGCCTCTTATCGAATTGGTTGGTGCTTGCCCGGACGTTTTCACCGGGCTATGGAGGACAAACGCCGTATAGAGTCATTGGGGGTTAATATGCCACTGCAGTTAGTGTTGGCAGATTTCATTGCCAGTGGAAACTATCGCAAGCACATCAAAAAATTGCAGGTGTGTGTCAGTCAGCAAATACGGGAGTATCGTCATTTCTTATATACACAACTGGGAGCCAATGCCGCTTTTTCACAGCCAGAGGGCGGGATGGTGTTGTGGTGTCATTACCCGGGATTAGATAGTTTTGAACTCGCTAAAAAGCTAACTGAATACGATGTGATTATCCGACCGGGCGGCTTGTTCTCTACTCGAGACTTCTACTCGGAATACTTCAGATTGAACTGTGGCTGGCCGCTAGATGAGAAGCGAAAGCAAGAAATGGAGCTTTTGTGCCAGCTGCTTACTCAACAGAAACAAAACGAGACAAATGTTTAG
- a CDS encoding substrate-binding domain-containing protein, which produces MFTGISLKLALFALTMGILTWSSATWAKFKIAVIGKTKNDSFYIQSFEGCKQFAAQKTDLSCLYDGPQDYQDIRSQVLIINELLTQNVNGLLVSTTDSKHLVDGVLKSMLPGIPVITFDSDLLPEHEEYRLTYVGTDNFAFGVALGEYAKVFKTEAEQQICIQSGFDSTPNLNARIAGVRHALSGQSTQRLMGHNGWSEYPRCPLYSLGKRDVALYQLTKILEREKAPIFLAVAGFAQFNPDYISTMKKHQEAIDKQHKVIISADTEPMQLKALGEGLSTANIGQNPHEMGRLGAELMYEYLKHGNAPEQSHYYLGFHYCRSDNYQECTQTGN; this is translated from the coding sequence ATGTTTACCGGGATATCACTAAAGCTAGCGTTATTTGCTCTGACTATGGGTATATTGACATGGTCCAGCGCCACGTGGGCGAAATTCAAAATTGCAGTTATAGGCAAAACCAAAAACGATAGCTTTTATATTCAGTCCTTTGAGGGCTGCAAACAATTTGCCGCACAAAAAACCGACCTCAGCTGTCTATATGACGGCCCGCAAGACTACCAGGATATTCGCTCCCAGGTACTGATCATTAACGAGCTATTGACTCAGAATGTTAACGGTTTGCTGGTTTCCACCACAGATTCAAAACATCTTGTAGATGGTGTACTCAAATCCATGCTGCCGGGTATTCCAGTGATCACCTTTGATTCAGATTTATTACCTGAACACGAAGAATATCGGCTTACTTATGTCGGCACGGATAACTTTGCTTTTGGTGTGGCATTAGGCGAATACGCAAAAGTCTTCAAAACCGAAGCTGAGCAGCAGATTTGTATTCAATCAGGATTTGATTCAACGCCCAACCTCAATGCGCGCATTGCGGGTGTCAGGCATGCGCTGTCGGGCCAGTCAACGCAGCGCTTAATGGGTCACAATGGCTGGTCTGAGTATCCCAGGTGTCCACTCTATAGCTTGGGCAAGCGCGACGTCGCCTTATACCAACTCACTAAGATTCTGGAACGTGAAAAAGCGCCTATCTTTCTGGCCGTTGCGGGTTTTGCCCAGTTTAATCCCGACTACATCAGCACTATGAAGAAACACCAGGAGGCCATTGACAAGCAGCACAAAGTGATTATTTCTGCCGACACAGAACCCATGCAGTTAAAGGCATTGGGCGAGGGTTTATCGACAGCCAATATAGGCCAAAACCCCCACGAAATGGGTCGTTTGGGCGCTGAGCTTATGTATGAATATTTAAAACACGGTAACGCACCTGAGCAGTCACATTATTATCTTGGCTTTCACTACTGCCGCAGTGATAACTATCAAGAGTGTACCCAAACAGGAAACTAA
- a CDS encoding DUF6702 family protein — MRKLAILIILGAFMAPSFGHQIKSAITTVLFNHNSTNLEVMHRFYLHDAEHAVSVMGDGKADIHSNPETQQRFMDYVVQRFELQINNAPVALNNIGYEIDGKFLWIYQDTPLPEQVEKIAVQHSALQDIWSEQINTVNIEGDAEGNKAINTLTFRESAKLLEVEF, encoded by the coding sequence ATGCGCAAACTCGCTATTTTGATCATATTGGGCGCCTTCATGGCGCCTTCTTTTGGTCACCAAATAAAGTCAGCCATAACCACTGTATTGTTCAATCACAATAGTACTAATCTGGAAGTCATGCATCGCTTTTATCTGCACGATGCCGAGCATGCGGTGAGTGTCATGGGTGACGGTAAAGCAGACATCCACAGCAACCCTGAAACCCAGCAGCGCTTCATGGATTATGTGGTTCAGCGCTTCGAACTGCAGATAAACAATGCGCCTGTTGCACTGAATAACATAGGCTATGAAATTGATGGCAAGTTTCTCTGGATTTATCAAGACACGCCATTACCTGAGCAGGTAGAAAAAATTGCGGTACAACACAGTGCTTTACAAGATATCTGGTCAGAGCAAATCAACACCGTGAATATCGAAGGTGATGCTGAAGGTAACAAAGCCATCAATACGCTCACTTTCCGAGAATCTGCAAAGCTGTTAGAAGTTGAATTTTAA
- a CDS encoding M1 family metallopeptidase, producing MKTRTLFALASSLLLSIGVAQAAIKQTKGDFEDKFRQLDESLPTPNVYRNAAGEPGHQYWQQKVDYKISIALDEDKRRVTASEEIVYTNNSPDTLKYLWVYLDQNRFKDDSMARMTQTFGGVGTRGPVTNSASGSKPAKMTMDFLRQQQAFADRPLGFEISNVKDGKGDALKHTIVGTLMRIDLKQPLKPGQSTEFSLDFAFNVLEENAVSARSGFEHFPDDEREGGNDIFLFAQWFPRLAAYTDYEAWTNKEFLGRGEFTLEFGDYEVEMTVPADHIVSSTGVLQNPKDVLTKEQRKRLKDAEKANRPVFVVTAEEALENEKEGTDKQKTWRFKAENVRDFAWATSRKFMWDAKGYEQGGEDQPFVMAMSFYPKEGGDLWKKYSTESVIHTMEVYSRFSFDYPYPTAQSVNGPVGGMEYPMITFNGPRTTLQDDGSRTYTLAEKRFLIGVVIHEIGHIYFPMIVNSDERQWTWMDEGINSFLDGVAGQEWDPDIPWGVEPRDITGYMKSTNQVPIMTQSDSILQFGPNAYTKPAAAYKILRETILGRELFDFALREYAQRWKFKRPTPTDFFRTLEEASGVDLDWFWRGWFYSTDHVDISIDKVSKLRIDTEDPDIDFDRDRQRELDKPMPVTVERNMQEGKTWVERNPDIRDFYDENDRWTVTNKERNAYKKFLDGLEDWERTAFERAVSEDQNYYVMEFSNIGGLVMPIIIEATYKDGTKERIYYPAEIWRRSPKQVQKLLVTPKEKELVSIEVDPRWETADVDVTNNHYPRKIIESRIEAYKAKKRTGNARRDIMQDIKTELKTDDENKEEQN from the coding sequence ATGAAAACACGCACGCTATTTGCCCTCGCATCATCGTTGCTGCTTAGCATCGGTGTAGCTCAGGCTGCTATCAAGCAGACCAAAGGGGATTTTGAAGATAAATTCAGGCAACTGGATGAATCGCTACCAACACCCAATGTTTATCGCAACGCCGCTGGCGAGCCGGGCCATCAATACTGGCAGCAAAAAGTAGACTACAAAATCAGTATTGCTTTAGACGAGGACAAGCGTCGTGTTACCGCATCAGAAGAGATCGTTTACACCAACAACTCCCCTGACACACTGAAATATCTTTGGGTTTACCTGGATCAGAACCGCTTCAAAGATGACTCCATGGCCCGTATGACACAAACCTTTGGCGGTGTTGGCACACGTGGTCCTGTCACCAATTCAGCGTCTGGCTCCAAGCCCGCCAAAATGACCATGGACTTCCTACGTCAACAGCAGGCTTTTGCTGATCGCCCACTGGGTTTTGAAATCAGCAATGTTAAAGATGGCAAAGGTGACGCCCTGAAGCACACCATTGTGGGCACCCTAATGCGTATCGACTTGAAGCAGCCTTTGAAACCTGGCCAAAGCACCGAGTTTTCATTGGACTTTGCTTTTAATGTGCTGGAAGAAAATGCCGTATCGGCGCGCTCTGGTTTTGAGCACTTCCCGGATGACGAGCGCGAAGGCGGCAACGATATTTTCCTTTTCGCTCAATGGTTTCCGCGCCTGGCTGCTTACACCGATTACGAAGCCTGGACCAATAAAGAGTTCCTTGGCCGCGGAGAATTTACCCTGGAGTTTGGTGATTATGAAGTGGAAATGACAGTACCGGCAGATCACATTGTCTCTTCCACTGGTGTACTGCAAAATCCAAAAGACGTCCTTACTAAAGAGCAAAGAAAGCGTCTGAAAGACGCTGAAAAAGCCAACCGCCCGGTGTTTGTTGTCACCGCTGAAGAAGCGCTGGAAAACGAGAAAGAAGGCACCGACAAGCAGAAAACCTGGCGCTTTAAAGCAGAAAACGTGCGCGACTTCGCTTGGGCCACTTCCCGTAAGTTTATGTGGGACGCTAAAGGTTATGAGCAAGGCGGGGAAGACCAGCCATTTGTTATGGCCATGTCTTTCTATCCCAAAGAGGGGGGTGACTTGTGGAAAAAGTACTCCACAGAATCCGTTATCCACACTATGGAAGTGTACTCGCGTTTCTCCTTTGATTACCCCTATCCCACAGCGCAATCAGTCAATGGCCCGGTAGGTGGCATGGAATATCCCATGATCACTTTTAACGGTCCTCGTACAACCTTGCAAGATGACGGTTCGCGCACTTATACACTCGCGGAAAAACGTTTCTTAATTGGTGTTGTCATCCACGAAATTGGTCACATCTATTTCCCCATGATCGTTAACAGTGATGAGCGTCAATGGACCTGGATGGATGAAGGTATTAACAGCTTCCTGGACGGCGTGGCCGGACAAGAATGGGATCCAGATATTCCTTGGGGCGTGGAGCCACGTGATATTACCGGTTACATGAAAAGTACCAACCAGGTACCTATCATGACGCAATCTGACAGTATTTTGCAGTTTGGCCCTAATGCTTACACAAAACCCGCTGCAGCCTATAAAATTCTCAGAGAAACCATTCTAGGTCGCGAACTATTTGATTTTGCATTGCGTGAATACGCACAGCGCTGGAAATTCAAGCGCCCTACTCCCACCGATTTTTTCCGCACCCTGGAAGAAGCTAGTGGTGTTGATTTGGACTGGTTCTGGCGCGGTTGGTTTTATTCTACCGACCACGTAGATATCTCCATCGACAAGGTATCCAAATTGCGCATTGATACAGAAGACCCAGACATCGATTTCGACCGCGATCGTCAAAGAGAGTTGGATAAGCCGATGCCTGTTACCGTTGAGCGCAACATGCAAGAAGGCAAAACCTGGGTTGAGCGCAATCCTGATATCCGTGATTTTTACGACGAAAACGATCGCTGGACTGTTACCAATAAAGAGCGCAACGCCTATAAAAAATTTCTTGATGGCCTGGAAGACTGGGAGCGCACCGCTTTTGAGCGCGCTGTTAGCGAAGATCAGAACTACTACGTGATGGAATTTAGTAATATCGGCGGACTGGTGATGCCGATTATTATTGAAGCGACATATAAAGACGGCACGAAAGAGCGTATCTATTATCCTGCTGAGATTTGGCGCCGCAGTCCTAAGCAGGTACAAAAGCTGTTAGTCACTCCCAAAGAGAAAGAACTCGTTAGTATTGAGGTGGATCCTCGTTGGGAAACTGCCGATGTGGATGTCACTAACAACCACTATCCGCGCAAGATCATCGAGTCGCGTATCGAAGCCTACAAAGCCAAGAAACGTACCGGGAACGCTCGTCGTGATATCATGCAAGATATCAAAACAGAACTGAAAACTGACGACGAAAACAAAGAAGAGCAAAATTAA
- the proB gene encoding glutamate 5-kinase: MTEFQWQRAVIKIGSALIAPDGQRCSARYLLAIAKFITESRQQGKEVVLVSSGSVAAGRSQIPVTHQPTIAEKQAMAAIGQSQMMANWARFFDFPCAQILLTYDDLRDRTRYVNIKNTLRELLQHQALPIVNENDSVAVNEIKVGDNDNLGAYTALVAQADTLIVCSDIDGLYDADPRKHPEAQLIPEVAQISPEIHALAGGAGTSVGTGGMVTKLQAAEKCAQSGIQTLIVNGRDSKTFDALLQGRCPGTLFRAAASQEKARSQWLRHTLSAKGSVDIDDGASNALLHNGASLLPSGITAVTGQFSPGEAVNVQHQGQVIAKGLALYSAEEMKLIAGCNSQQIQSLLGFTLGEAVIHRDDLILYR; the protein is encoded by the coding sequence ATGACTGAATTTCAGTGGCAACGTGCCGTAATTAAAATTGGCAGCGCACTTATCGCGCCTGATGGACAGCGTTGCAGCGCTCGATACTTATTGGCAATTGCCAAATTCATTACCGAAAGTCGCCAACAAGGTAAAGAGGTGGTGCTGGTTTCTTCTGGCAGTGTAGCAGCGGGGCGCAGCCAGATCCCGGTTACCCATCAGCCTACTATTGCTGAAAAACAAGCGATGGCCGCTATTGGACAATCACAAATGATGGCCAATTGGGCGCGCTTTTTCGATTTTCCCTGTGCTCAGATTTTATTGACCTATGACGATCTCAGAGATCGTACTCGTTATGTGAATATCAAAAATACTTTGCGCGAACTATTGCAGCATCAGGCCTTGCCCATCGTAAATGAAAATGACAGCGTCGCCGTGAACGAAATTAAGGTGGGTGACAACGACAATTTGGGCGCTTACACTGCATTGGTGGCTCAGGCAGATACCTTGATTGTCTGTTCTGATATTGATGGTTTATACGATGCAGACCCTCGAAAACATCCAGAAGCACAATTAATTCCCGAGGTAGCTCAGATATCACCTGAAATTCACGCCTTGGCAGGGGGAGCTGGCACCTCAGTGGGCACAGGCGGTATGGTGACCAAATTACAGGCAGCCGAAAAATGTGCTCAAAGTGGTATTCAGACCCTGATTGTAAATGGCCGTGACTCCAAAACGTTTGATGCGCTGTTACAAGGGCGCTGTCCGGGGACCTTGTTCCGCGCCGCCGCATCTCAGGAAAAAGCCCGCTCCCAGTGGTTGCGCCATACTTTGAGCGCCAAAGGTTCAGTGGATATCGATGACGGTGCCTCTAATGCGCTGTTGCACAATGGGGCATCCTTGTTGCCTTCTGGGATTACTGCAGTTACCGGGCAGTTTAGTCCCGGTGAAGCCGTTAACGTACAGCATCAGGGGCAGGTTATTGCCAAAGGATTAGCACTTTACAGTGCGGAAGAAATGAAATTGATTGCCGGGTGCAATAGCCAGCAAATCCAGTCTCTGTTGGGCTTTACTTTAGGTGAGGCGGTAATTCACAGAGACGATCTTATTCTTTATCGCTAA